The genomic interval gctggtggagcagtttcttggcgtagtgccaagcaaggtcttactgcttcatcaaccatggcagcagaattcgtagcaattcatgaggcatctgaccagggcatttggctgagaaattttgtcacggggctgcaaatagttgaagggattgaaagaccactcaagttgtattgtgacaatagatcagcagtcctgtattctaacaataataggagctcaaccaagtcaaagcacattgacattaagttcctagttgttaaagagaaggtacaaagtggacagatatccatagaacacttaaggacaaactccatgattgcggatccactcactaaaggtctaccacccaaggtctttcatgagcatactgctcacatgggtgtgctacagtttgaggaatcttgattttagtgggagtttcgtccattatgtaattcatgttctatgtttaattgtaaagtacaaatacattgtatttggactttctgatcagaaataaagtttaaagtattcagtttttggttactttgtacatttaagttatggtatgatctcattcgataaagtaggaccagttgaaaattgacatgcattgaccaacttcatgtaattttcatgctacacttttcataatgggtctatgtcatttagttgtgtcagtacgggtgatcattgatgggtttagttatgcttattatgacgaaagcctttttggttccatgtgctgatatgattaatggacgggacaatttggattatactcaaggtaattataatgacatttttgacgtcataaagtctaacacactcctaaggatacatgtgtgaccagtgggagattgtaagatttatgggtcacatatgtaattaattaataaagtgtgttagggtcattatataattagccaataaactaggggtcaaataatatataatagtttatggctaaagagcataatagttatgaaaattaattgtgTAGATACCaagcagtttctaatttaatgagtggctgaattggaaatactgcaatttgggatataactaataatagttatatataggggtaatggcccccaaggcaaacacaacaagaccattcagtttcaaaaccctaaaagagaaaactctctggttctctctatccccatcaagagagcaaggtcttcagggtgttttgatgaggaagatcacccaacccattggctctatcatcatcatcccaagatttcatcaatggcaattcccacaggtacgcttccgcccttggttattcatcatgtaattggcatggatagttaacacatttaggttatttcagACATAAAATAAAGGAGAACAATCAGGACGATGATTGAGGTTTGGCCAGACCACCTTTACCAATCAGGACTCAATTATCTTAGTGACCCACATTAAGATATTGAGAGACTTTTCCTTATTCCAAAGGAAAAGTTTTGAGGTCATGCATATGTTtttcacaatatatatatatatatatgtataataataatatctttattatgagatgtataattatttttcacgTTTTGCACACTTTTATGAAAAActtgtttttctcttttatttttagagctcactgagatattttatctcactccaattattattattattactattatttttatttagcagCGGGAGAAACACGAGACATAAAATTAGCATCAGAAAATCAGTTCCAAACTCGTGGAATtggaatttaatattttgttttatgatgtaaTCAATCAATTGTAGTTTGTTttcaagatgtaatattttatgaatctaataaacaagttgtaaactatatttataaatgtagttttcagttatgatgatgattctaatttattatttattgttaattatctCTGTTTTACTAAGGTGTATGAGCCTGATTGTTATATTCTAGACAAATGATAATGAATCTTATAAAAACCAACAAATGGTCATACTATATGGTCTATATCAAAAAGTAAACCAATAAACCCCCTATAATAAGGAGAGCACTAGACAGAtctaaaaaatagagaaataaaagtAACAATGAACTGAAAAAGTCAAACATATTACTACTAACACTTTCAACTGAAATGCAAAAATTGTGGCAAGCTTGAGCACAACAAAAGGACATGCAAAAATTTAACACAAccaaaatttgtaaaaatttaaCACAACCAAAATTTGTAAGTTttccattttttataatttttaattataaaaataatttatctaattATTTACAACTAAAATCTTTAGACATCTAAAATCTTTAGACAACTAATAATAGAACCCTTCTACAAGCAAACTAAAACATATAAGCAAAAATTCCACGTAAAAGAAAACCAAAACCTTTCATTTCCTAAGAACCCTAAAACCATTTCTTTCTCCAATCTCTCAttccaacaaaaagaaaatgggAAGCGGCCAAGCAGCAGCATCCATTCTCTCGAACATAGCGCGTTTCGCCTTCGGTCTCGGCGCCGCCGCAACCGCCGTAAACTCCTCACTTTACACGGTCGACGGCGGCCAACGCGCCGTCCTCTTCGACCGTTTCCGCGGCATTCTGGAAGAATCAATCGGCGAAGGAACACACTTCCTAATCCCATGGGTTCAAAAACCCTACATCTTCGACATCCGAACTCGTCCACACACATTTTCTTCGATTTCCGGAACGAAAGATCTCCAGATGGTGAATCTTACGCTACGTGTTCTTTCTCGTCCTGATACACAGCGTCTTCCTACTATTGTTCAGAATCTTGGACTTGAATATGATGAGAAGGTTCTTCCTTCTATTGGTAATGAAGTTCTTAAAGCTGTTGTTGCTCAGTTTAATGCTGATCAGCTTCTTACCGATAGGCCTCAGGTTTCTGCTCTTGTTAGGGATAGTCTTGTTAGACGTGCTAAGGATTTTAATATTCTTCTTGATGATGTCGCTATTACTCATTTGTCTTATGGAGCTGAATTCTCTAGGTAAATTAAATTtcttgttctatttttttttactaatcttgTTCTATTGTTATTCAATATAAGTTATAGATTTAAGTAAATGAATTGATTGATTGTGTAATTAAGGTGTCAGTTTTGGACACCATTGGGACACACCTTCGATAATTATAGAATTTACTGATAGACTTTCTTAATAGGTTATTCAAGATAAATTATAGAATTTCTTAATAGACTATATGCTATGAAGCATGGATAATTGACACTGACATGTTGACACtgataataattttacaaaatggAACTGATTGAATTGAATGtaattttatgttttgatgTTGTGTTGGTGCTACATAGATTATATGAGTGAATCTCCAATTTGGTTCTTGAAATTTGTATAATGTCATCAAATTAGAAAATTGACAAAAGCATTTATGTAATTGTAGATACCTAATTTAGCCCATGAAATTGTAGGAGTATATCAATCTAGTCCCATACACTAACCTAGTTCCCTAAGTGAATACTGTCTCGGGTATGCATTTGGTAATAGACATAGACTGGCGGATgaattcgattaacatttaacaattttgtgaatcattttggaatattgATTGTGTGGTGGACTAAGTTGATTAGTCCTACAATTTGAGTGATCAAAGTGGTATTTGCTCAATTGTAAATTGTTGGTTATTTAAATCCATGTATTTTGAGTAGCGAATTGAGAGGTAGCCATTTGAGATTTAAAGAACAAATATAAGGactaatttgatattatttgtaATCTTTAGGGACAGACGACTTGATACTAGGTATTCCATTTTAGGGAGTAATTTGAAATGTTTGCTAACAATTATTGTTTGAACTAAAATCACCGACAATTTATGATATCGAGaacgattttgtcaatttttaatttttgggaCCAACTTGTTGGTGCCAACTATTTCAGGGATCAAGTTGGGCATTCATTTCTAACTATACTAACCAACAGTACTAGCTAACTGTAACATACTAACTAATTTACTAACAGGATGTAAACTAaccttaataaaataatgagttgATGAATAAACTATACTCACTTATTAACTGTAACcaactaattaattaactataCTTCGAACATGTCATTTTATGTACTGATTCTCTGTGTGATCCAATATCAGGGCTGTTGAGCAGAAGCAGGTGGCGCAGCAGGAGGCAGAGAGGTCTAAATTTGTTGTGATGAAGGCAGAACAGGAGCGTCGCGCTGCAATTATCCGTGCTGAGGGAGAGAGTGATGCTGCTAAGCTGATTTCTGATGCTACTGCTAGTGCTGGTATGGGGTTGATTGAGCTTAGGAGGATTGAGGCTTCCAGGGAAGTGGCGTCTACTTTGGCCAAGTCTCCTAATGTCTCTTACCTTCCTGGTGGGCAGAACATGCTCATGGCTCTTAATGCACGTTGATGAGGGGTAATCACCTTATTTTGGCTCTTGCATTTTTGTggttttgatttcatttggttgcattagattttgaatttttgttatcTGCTTCAATTTGATTTGCTTGCATCAGAAGTTGCATCTGCTAGTATGAAAAATCTTAATATCAGTATGTTGAAAAGAGGCGACAAAGAACAAAGAGCATTTCCTCTTGTttgattaagaaaatattttgcagAGAATTGATGATAGGCCTTTGTTCCAATGGAATTAACAATTATATGTGATTAGACATTTTCAAGTTATCCCATGATAGAAACAatgaacaaattaaattttggtttGGGGTTTAGGTTTTGACTTCtcttgcatttgatgaaattctATTAACGTTTCTTGTAAGAGGTGTGCTGCTAGTTTAGGCATTGCCAAATTAAAATTACGACAAAGATATTGTATCTTTGGCCCACTGACAGTAGTCTTTACTCTGTCTCGAGCAGATTGCATATTATTTCCTAGGTTGAGAAACGGGTCTCCCAATTATGCCAGTGTTACAGGCCAGCAGCAAAGAATTGGAAAATTTGATTGAAAGTTGAAACATTTGAAAAGGAATGAACAATTTGATTGAATGAATGCTTCCCCTAACCTTATCCCCTATTTGTTTACTTATCTAGCCATTCCCCTAATCTATGTACTCTATGTTTTACTAGTTAACTAACTGCCCTAGTTGACCCTAactattttttccttttcttgtATCCGAACATTCAGAgtattatcttttttaaattgGAATGTGACTGCAAATTAATTCTCATGCTCTGTATAGCTAATTATTTTAAACTGTTTTAGCTTTTTTGTGATACCTATTAGCATTTCCAATCCCATTTACAACCAGAAATTTTACTTCCCTATTGTTCACGTGTCCAATGGAAGTAGGTTGGTAGTTGGATAGGTTCCCAGCGATAGAGGGGAATTTCTCTTTGTCCCTTTACACCAAACCTGTGAGCAAAATGTTGCTGAGTATGAGAAAAAAAGTCTGTACATAAAAGATGTGATGTGGTCAAAATGAAATTCTAACTGACCCAAGCATTGGCGGAATAGCATACATAGAGATAGGGGACCTTATTCTTGTAATGCATAATACCTGAAAAAATGGTGGTTGAAGTAAAAAAACTTTCCGGTTTAGTGGACATGTCCAAATGCCCAGATAACTAACTTACTGCACTCCTGCCAAGCTACTGCACTTTGTAAGAAGAAATGACtatttgtttttgagaacttgGGGACATGAAATATGTCACGGGAAACGGCCATAACCAGATCTACATGCCCACAACCAACATAAAGTATCATAGTCTGAACAAAATCTTTAATCTTAGTTATAGTTATCGTTATGACGGCTGAATTGTCCATACATTCCCCCATCTAGTTATCCACACACCTTTGAGCCCTAGTCTGTTTCTATTTTTTACTTTTCCAATTGACAGTATATTTGCAAGTTAGATAATGTGAAGTTAATAGACACTACACAggtcctttatttatttatttatttattttttgttataatacctacttgattatgaaatttattgatGCATCAACAAACTCAATTCATTCAACTGTATTATATTGTTTTGGTTATGTTATAAATAAACATCCCAGTGTTTGCCATTTACATTTTACACTGGAAGTTATTGATTAattatcttttacttttttagaCCAGTTCTGTTAAAGGTCTTCTAATGTTCAGTATCTTGAAccaaaagtatttaaaaatggCTAAACCCTctaacaaaattctttcttCATTTCAGGGCTCAATCATATGGGATCATGGCATGCTTGGAAATGGTCTTGAGGCTCTCCTTTGTTTGAAAGACTTTATTCTTTCTTACTTTGTACTTGTAGATCGTATCGCATCTGAGATTGAATtcatattgttttttaaaagtaaGTTAGAAATGAATTTGGATCTTAATGTTTGATAATTGCAGAATAAGTAAATGCAGATTATAAAAAGTGAGAACTGAAATTGAATGCTTTATTGCTTGCATGGTTTCAGAGTGTCCTCTATGATCAATTTAGCCACTGGGCTACGTTTTTGTTTAGGGCGAGTTTCTACC from Cicer arietinum cultivar CDC Frontier isolate Library 1 chromosome 5, Cicar.CDCFrontier_v2.0, whole genome shotgun sequence carries:
- the LOC101492879 gene encoding prohibitin-3, mitochondrial, whose translation is MGSGQAAASILSNIARFAFGLGAAATAVNSSLYTVDGGQRAVLFDRFRGILEESIGEGTHFLIPWVQKPYIFDIRTRPHTFSSISGTKDLQMVNLTLRVLSRPDTQRLPTIVQNLGLEYDEKVLPSIGNEVLKAVVAQFNADQLLTDRPQVSALVRDSLVRRAKDFNILLDDVAITHLSYGAEFSRAVEQKQVAQQEAERSKFVVMKAEQERRAAIIRAEGESDAAKLISDATASAGMGLIELRRIEASREVASTLAKSPNVSYLPGGQNMLMALNAR